One Sinorhizobium mexicanum genomic region harbors:
- a CDS encoding flagellin, producing MTSIMTNSSAMAAIATLRSINSSMETTQDRISSGYRVGSASDNAAYWSIATTMRSDNKALSTVQDALGLGAAKTDVAYTAMKSSIDVVDEIKAKLVAASEPGVDKGKIQKEIKELQNQLVSIAKSASFSGENWVYNDNNNAAGTKSIVGSFNRDANGNVSLTTLQFDTTKSSLIEVDSAGDYVTNGSGLLSSDLEYTDTDGTTTVTLSYNLLEMDISSMTEGDLAEAISGVDAALQTMTDAASDLGALNSRVDMQKDFVADLMDSIEQGVGKLVDADMNEESTRLKALQTQQQLGIQSLSIANSNSQNILSLFR from the coding sequence ATGACCAGCATCATGACGAACTCTTCGGCAATGGCCGCAATCGCGACCCTGCGCTCGATCAATTCCTCTATGGAAACGACCCAGGACCGGATTTCCTCCGGCTATCGCGTTGGTTCGGCCTCTGACAACGCCGCTTACTGGTCGATCGCGACCACGATGCGTTCGGACAACAAGGCGCTTTCGACCGTTCAGGACGCTCTCGGCCTCGGCGCCGCCAAGACCGACGTCGCCTATACGGCGATGAAGTCCTCGATCGACGTCGTCGACGAAATCAAGGCAAAGCTCGTTGCTGCCTCTGAGCCGGGCGTCGACAAGGGTAAGATCCAGAAGGAAATCAAGGAACTGCAGAACCAGCTCGTCAGCATCGCGAAGTCCGCTTCGTTCTCCGGCGAAAACTGGGTCTACAACGACAACAACAACGCTGCCGGTACCAAGTCGATCGTCGGTTCGTTCAACCGTGACGCCAACGGCAATGTCAGCCTGACGACGCTTCAGTTCGACACGACGAAGAGCTCGCTCATCGAGGTCGACTCGGCTGGCGACTATGTCACCAACGGCTCGGGCCTGCTGTCGAGCGATCTCGAATATACCGACACCGACGGCACCACGACGGTCACCTTGAGCTACAACCTGCTCGAGATGGACATCAGCAGCATGACCGAGGGTGATTTGGCCGAGGCCATCTCCGGCGTCGATGCCGCCCTGCAGACGATGACCGATGCTGCGTCCGATCTCGGTGCCCTCAACAGCCGCGTCGACATGCAGAAGGACTTCGTCGCCGATCTGATGGACTCGATCGAGCAGGGTGTCGGCAAGCTCGTCGATGCCGACATGAACGAGGAATCGACGCGCCTCAAGGCCCTACAGACGCAGCAGCAGCTCGGCATCCAGTCGCTGTCGATCGCCAACAGCAACTCCCAGAACATCCTGTCGCTGTTCCGCTAA
- a CDS encoding flagellin, whose product MTSIMTNTAAMTALATLRSINSSMETTQDRVSSGYRVGAAADNAAYWSIATTMRSDNKALSTVQDALGLGAAKTDVAYTAMESSIDVVDEIKAKLVAASEPGVDKGKIQKEITELQNQLISIAKSASFSGENWVYNDPNNAAGTKSIVGSFNRDANGNVSLTTLQFDTTKSSLIEVDASGDYVTNGSGLLSSDLEYTDTDGTTTVTLSYNLLEMDITSMTVGDLAEAISGVDAALLTMTDAASDLGALNSRVTMQNDFVADLMDSIEKGVGRLVDADMNEESTRLKALQTQQQLGIQSLSIANTNSQNILSLFR is encoded by the coding sequence ATGACAAGCATCATGACGAACACCGCCGCAATGACGGCGCTCGCAACCCTGCGCTCGATCAATTCCTCGATGGAAACGACCCAGGACCGGGTCTCCTCCGGCTACCGCGTTGGCGCTGCTGCCGACAACGCCGCTTACTGGTCGATCGCGACCACGATGCGTTCGGACAACAAGGCGCTTTCGACCGTTCAGGATGCCCTCGGCCTCGGTGCCGCCAAGACCGACGTCGCCTACACCGCGATGGAATCCTCGATCGACGTCGTCGACGAAATCAAGGCGAAGCTCGTTGCTGCCTCTGAGCCGGGCGTCGACAAGGGCAAGATCCAGAAGGAAATCACCGAGCTTCAGAACCAGCTGATCAGCATCGCGAAGTCCGCTTCCTTCTCCGGCGAAAACTGGGTCTACAACGACCCGAACAATGCCGCCGGCACCAAGTCGATCGTCGGCTCGTTCAACCGCGATGCCAATGGCAATGTCAGCCTGACCACGCTCCAGTTCGACACGACGAAGAGCTCGCTCATCGAAGTCGATGCGTCTGGCGATTATGTCACCAACGGCTCTGGCCTGCTCTCGAGCGATCTCGAATACACCGACACGGACGGCACGACGACCGTCACGCTGAGCTACAACCTGCTCGAGATGGACATCACCAGCATGACTGTTGGCGATCTGGCGGAAGCCATCTCCGGCGTCGACGCAGCGCTGCTGACCATGACCGATGCCGCTTCGGACCTCGGCGCACTCAACAGCCGCGTCACCATGCAGAACGACTTCGTTGCCGATCTGATGGACTCGATCGAGAAGGGTGTAGGACGCCTGGTCGATGCCGACATGAACGAGGAATCGACGCGCCTGAAGGCCCTGCAGACGCAGCAGCAGCTCGGCATCCAGTCGCTGTCGATCGCCAACACCAACTCGCAGAACATCCTGTCGCTGTTCCGTTAA
- a CDS encoding flagellin, translating to MTSIMTNAAAMAALQTLRSINSNMAEVQNRISSGYRVQTAGDNAAYWSIATTMRSDNAALSTVQDALGLGAAKVDTAYAAMETSIDVISEIKAKLVAAREPGVDKLKIDKEITELKNQLLSAAQSASFSGENWLYNSNAAAVGTKSIVASFNRSGNGNVSVTTLDFDTAQSMLIDTADATRGLLTNSYDADQLQATPSGTPRLYHLIVAPPATPVAGSTEVKLTGVTTSAQLDDMISVVDKMLSKLTDSASTLGAITTRIDMQESFVANLMDVIDKGVGRLVDADMNEESTRLKALQTQQQLGIQALSIANTNSENILRLFQQ from the coding sequence ATGACCAGCATCATGACCAATGCCGCCGCGATGGCGGCGCTCCAGACATTGCGCTCGATCAACAGCAACATGGCCGAGGTGCAGAACCGGATTTCCTCCGGCTACCGCGTGCAGACCGCCGGCGACAACGCCGCCTACTGGTCGATCGCAACGACGATGCGGTCCGACAATGCGGCCCTTTCCACCGTCCAGGACGCACTTGGCCTCGGCGCCGCGAAGGTCGACACGGCCTATGCCGCGATGGAGACCTCGATCGACGTTATCAGCGAGATCAAGGCGAAGCTCGTTGCTGCGCGCGAGCCGGGCGTCGACAAGCTGAAGATCGACAAGGAAATCACCGAGCTCAAGAACCAGCTCCTGTCCGCAGCACAGTCTGCATCGTTCTCCGGCGAGAACTGGCTTTACAATTCCAACGCCGCGGCGGTCGGAACCAAATCGATCGTTGCCTCCTTCAACCGCAGCGGCAACGGCAATGTCTCCGTGACGACGCTCGACTTCGACACCGCGCAATCGATGCTGATCGACACGGCCGATGCCACGCGCGGCCTGCTGACCAACAGCTACGACGCCGATCAATTGCAGGCGACGCCGTCGGGCACGCCGCGACTTTATCACCTCATCGTCGCACCCCCGGCCACGCCCGTCGCCGGCAGCACAGAGGTCAAGCTGACGGGAGTGACGACGAGCGCGCAGCTGGACGACATGATCAGCGTTGTCGACAAAATGTTGAGCAAGCTCACGGACTCGGCGTCCACGCTCGGGGCGATCACAACCCGCATCGACATGCAGGAGAGCTTTGTCGCGAACCTCATGGACGTGATCGACAAGGGCGTCGGACGGCTGGTGGACGCGGACATGAACGAGGAATCGACGCGGCTCAAGGCTCTGCAGACGCAACAGCAGCTCGGCATCCAGGCGCTGTCGATCGCCAACACCAACTCCGAGAACATCCTGCGCCTCTTCCAGCAGTAA
- a CDS encoding MotB family protein, with the protein MSDESHHNGKNEIIIVKRSSDGHGDHHGGSWKIAYADFMTAMMAFFLVMWLINAANEETKAAIASYFNPVQLTDQKPSEKGLKDPAKDAQGEQTQQRSKTDGEQSKSGGTAKKGDQLTATSGEETKYSDADFFENPYSVLSEIAKEVGQQANISVKGDGGAAQSGPATGAEGGEAYRDPFDPDFWTKQVEIKEAGNAATSDVAAATNPGQLGTAEQKPAADGQMPAKIENQAGASADASKPELDGKDQQKEAEALKAEIKKELGENVGRLIEGLMVTPAEGGLLVTISEQTDAPMFAVGSAVPQKELVLAMEKIGRLLAARKGAVAIRGHTDGRPFKDGTYDNWRLSAARAQSAYYMLVRGGLTEDRVSQISGFADRRLQVPGDPYAPGNRRIEILLQSGQG; encoded by the coding sequence ATGAGTGACGAAAGCCATCATAACGGCAAGAACGAAATCATCATCGTCAAGCGTTCGTCGGACGGCCACGGCGATCATCACGGCGGTTCGTGGAAGATCGCCTATGCCGACTTCATGACGGCGATGATGGCTTTCTTTCTGGTGATGTGGCTGATCAACGCCGCCAACGAAGAGACGAAGGCGGCCATCGCATCCTACTTCAACCCGGTGCAGCTTACCGACCAGAAGCCCTCGGAGAAGGGGCTCAAGGATCCGGCCAAGGACGCCCAGGGTGAGCAGACGCAGCAGCGGTCGAAGACTGACGGCGAACAATCGAAGTCCGGCGGCACCGCCAAGAAGGGCGATCAGCTGACGGCAACCTCCGGCGAGGAAACCAAGTATTCCGATGCCGATTTCTTCGAGAACCCCTATTCGGTGCTTTCCGAGATCGCCAAGGAAGTCGGCCAGCAGGCGAATATCAGCGTCAAGGGCGATGGCGGCGCGGCGCAGTCGGGTCCGGCGACGGGTGCCGAGGGCGGTGAAGCCTACCGCGATCCTTTCGATCCGGATTTCTGGACCAAGCAGGTCGAGATCAAGGAGGCCGGCAATGCTGCGACAAGCGACGTAGCAGCCGCGACGAACCCCGGGCAGCTCGGAACTGCCGAGCAAAAGCCGGCGGCCGACGGCCAGATGCCGGCCAAGATCGAAAACCAAGCGGGCGCGAGCGCGGACGCATCCAAGCCTGAACTCGACGGAAAAGATCAGCAGAAAGAGGCAGAGGCGCTTAAAGCCGAAATCAAGAAGGAACTCGGCGAAAATGTCGGGCGGCTCATTGAGGGGCTCATGGTGACCCCTGCAGAGGGCGGCCTTCTGGTGACCATCAGCGAGCAGACGGACGCGCCGATGTTCGCGGTCGGCTCCGCCGTGCCGCAGAAGGAACTCGTGCTCGCCATGGAAAAGATCGGCCGGCTGCTCGCAGCGCGCAAAGGTGCCGTGGCAATTCGCGGCCACACGGATGGCCGCCCGTTCAAGGACGGAACCTACGACAACTGGCGACTCTCGGCGGCGCGCGCGCAGAGCGCCTATTACATGCTCGTTCGTGGCGGGCTGACGGAAGACCGTGTGAGCCAGATCAGTGGCTTTGCGGATCGGCGCCTTCAGGTCCCGGGCGATCCCTACGCGCCCGGCAACCGGCGCATCGAAATCCTGTTGCAGTCGGGACAGGGCTGA
- the motC gene encoding chemotaxis protein MotC, protein MLKRLHAILLMSVLALPLVVGLARAGEAEELAPFKMIRSLQFVQDSVVLGDHSAIEMQRFMLAAIDKRLRAVEQSAFRDPRNVDAALVYVMSGGNPDTLDYLADRDIEGNFDSRVTEALRQYLGGKGALIVEALSRAVPEYKNARIGPYLFLILGNATSQQDPLAAMKYYDWARLAAPGTIIEEAALRRSVFLAAKANEPDKGFRYALSYARRYLTSPYASQFADVFVELAVAHFDEAAEQRVSEVLAFMDQPRQREVYLRVARRAAIGGNETLARLASERAEGLADGSTSQSQVLASFYEGLAAVPSADVFAAAETISAIPDEKLSPRDRALRDAAKAIADAVVQLPQDESSTQASAPTPDGIAAEEGQAVSEETGSGMSPFGGTVEASGGSRDGDKTGAGAAPPADPALDGFLTSGRSKIAEIDALLKDEGL, encoded by the coding sequence ATGCTGAAGCGGCTGCACGCCATTCTCCTGATGTCGGTTCTGGCCCTCCCGCTTGTCGTCGGGCTTGCCCGGGCGGGCGAGGCGGAAGAGCTCGCGCCCTTCAAGATGATAAGGTCGCTGCAATTCGTTCAGGATTCGGTCGTGCTCGGCGATCATTCCGCGATCGAGATGCAGCGCTTCATGCTGGCGGCGATCGACAAGCGGCTGAGGGCCGTAGAGCAATCGGCCTTCCGCGATCCGCGCAACGTCGATGCGGCGCTGGTCTATGTCATGAGCGGCGGCAACCCCGACACGCTCGACTATCTGGCCGATCGCGACATCGAGGGAAATTTCGATAGCAGGGTAACGGAGGCGCTGCGACAGTATCTGGGGGGCAAGGGCGCGCTGATCGTCGAAGCCCTTTCCAGGGCCGTGCCGGAATACAAGAACGCCCGCATCGGCCCCTATCTTTTCCTGATCCTCGGCAACGCGACCTCGCAGCAGGACCCCCTGGCTGCGATGAAATATTACGATTGGGCCCGTCTGGCTGCGCCGGGCACGATCATCGAGGAGGCGGCGCTGCGGCGCTCCGTCTTTCTGGCCGCAAAGGCGAACGAACCGGATAAGGGGTTTCGCTACGCCTTGAGCTATGCGCGGCGCTACCTGACGTCGCCTTATGCAAGCCAGTTCGCGGACGTGTTCGTCGAACTCGCGGTTGCGCATTTCGATGAAGCGGCCGAGCAGAGGGTTTCCGAAGTCCTGGCTTTCATGGATCAACCGCGCCAGCGCGAGGTCTATCTTCGTGTTGCCCGGCGTGCGGCGATCGGCGGCAACGAGACCCTCGCGCGGCTTGCCTCGGAACGGGCCGAAGGCCTCGCTGACGGCAGCACTTCGCAGTCGCAGGTACTGGCGAGCTTTTATGAGGGGCTCGCCGCGGTGCCCTCTGCGGACGTGTTCGCGGCCGCCGAAACCATCAGTGCAATTCCCGACGAAAAACTGTCCCCGCGCGATCGGGCGCTCCGCGATGCGGCCAAGGCGATTGCGGACGCTGTTGTGCAACTACCGCAGGATGAAAGCTCCACGCAAGCATCAGCGCCTACACCGGACGGAATCGCCGCAGAAGAGGGCCAGGCCGTATCCGAGGAGACAGGAAGCGGGATGAGCCCATTCGGCGGGACGGTTGAGGCATCGGGCGGGTCGCGCGACGGTGACAAGACCGGTGCCGGAGCGGCCCCGCCTGCGGACCCTGCACTTGACGGGTTCCTCACCAGCGGTCGCTCGAAGATCGCCGAGATCGATGCGCTCCTGAAGGACGAAGGACTATGA
- a CDS encoding flagellar hook-length control protein FliK translates to MRPLEESLRGPTPAPTGKAASRHGAREEIGQAPGGFEDAIADAGRQKAPGRGPATGDAKQQTDNRSANGSQDPTDNATAADGRKIRASIGRNGLEGSWDAETLHDLGNGGAEDKNAAANRSTSDARSVREQAMKRLQRMGLANKERTLSGRDPGGEPDMNALVQKMAALARGQARAGAAATAEPPAGAEQEDAFGTAEPAKGTVDDLLTMLGAAAVITAALQQPESEGRLSGDRTVPGNAARIKAGEGLADLTPDDGLHGESDVSDSDQLFRFARADGKGQAVSMAISRDGEKAVVDNAKPATTAKAENVTVLEARRYLGLAMNPNATSVTGAIAGDSGWAQLMQSSTALAQADASSQVGKTLNTLKIQMHPIELGVVTATLRLKDDELQVDLKVESGEAFRQLRDDQGEMVKALRAQGFAVDQVNIVFNAGGDASSGGNAQQQAQTAHGQQGREHAGEGSGQERQRQDGAQAAAAERRTGNDGLGDAPADAERTRAGYVYM, encoded by the coding sequence ATGAGACCTCTTGAAGAGAGTTTGCGCGGCCCGACTCCGGCGCCGACAGGCAAGGCGGCGTCCAGGCACGGCGCAAGGGAAGAGATCGGGCAAGCGCCCGGCGGCTTCGAAGACGCGATTGCCGACGCCGGCCGCCAGAAAGCACCGGGGCGGGGCCCGGCCACTGGCGATGCCAAACAGCAAACGGACAATCGATCCGCGAACGGCTCGCAGGATCCGACCGACAACGCCACGGCAGCCGACGGTCGCAAAATACGGGCCTCGATCGGACGCAACGGACTGGAAGGCAGCTGGGACGCGGAAACATTGCACGACCTCGGCAATGGCGGTGCGGAAGATAAGAACGCAGCCGCCAATCGATCGACATCGGATGCGCGTTCCGTCCGCGAGCAGGCGATGAAGCGTCTCCAGCGCATGGGCCTCGCGAACAAGGAACGTACGCTCTCGGGCAGAGATCCTGGCGGCGAGCCAGACATGAATGCGCTGGTGCAGAAGATGGCTGCCCTCGCGCGCGGGCAGGCAAGGGCAGGCGCCGCGGCAACGGCCGAACCGCCGGCGGGCGCCGAGCAAGAGGATGCTTTCGGCACGGCCGAGCCGGCAAAGGGGACCGTCGACGATCTGCTTACGATGCTCGGCGCGGCGGCCGTGATAACCGCGGCCCTGCAGCAGCCGGAAAGCGAGGGCCGCTTGTCGGGCGATCGCACCGTGCCGGGTAACGCGGCCCGAATCAAAGCCGGCGAAGGTTTGGCCGACTTGACGCCAGACGACGGTTTGCACGGCGAGAGCGACGTGTCCGATTCTGATCAACTGTTCCGCTTTGCCCGTGCAGACGGTAAGGGCCAGGCCGTGTCGATGGCCATTTCGAGAGATGGGGAGAAGGCTGTCGTCGATAATGCCAAGCCGGCCACCACGGCCAAGGCGGAAAACGTCACTGTTCTGGAAGCGCGCCGTTATCTCGGCTTGGCCATGAACCCCAACGCCACGTCGGTGACCGGCGCGATTGCGGGGGACAGTGGATGGGCGCAGTTGATGCAATCGAGCACAGCTTTGGCGCAAGCCGACGCCTCGAGCCAAGTGGGCAAGACGCTCAACACGCTCAAGATCCAGATGCATCCGATCGAGCTCGGCGTGGTGACGGCGACCTTGCGGTTGAAGGATGACGAATTGCAAGTCGACCTGAAGGTGGAGTCCGGCGAGGCGTTCCGCCAGTTGCGTGACGACCAGGGCGAGATGGTGAAAGCCTTGCGCGCCCAAGGCTTCGCGGTCGACCAGGTGAACATCGTGTTCAATGCCGGCGGCGACGCTTCATCCGGCGGCAATGCGCAGCAACAGGCGCAAACAGCCCACGGCCAGCAGGGGCGCGAACACGCCGGCGAGGGGAGCGGACAGGAGCGCCAGAGACAGGATGGCGCGCAAGCGGCGGCAGCAGAAAGGCGGACGGGCAATGATGGACTGGGTGATGCGCCGGCTGACGCTGAGCGCACTCGTGCTGGCTACGTCTACATGTAG
- a CDS encoding transglycosylase SLT domain-containing protein, protein MDWVMRRLTLSALVLATSTCSAWASAGICEREILSAASKYGIPTGILYSVGLTETGRKGSLQPYAMNIEGKAYFGTSVEDVLARFGTARAQGAKLIDLGCMQINYYFHGENFRSPEEMLDPRKNVEYAARFLSNLRARHESWTMAVARYHAGPNNDPAQKKYVCRVIANLVATGYGKWTPNATQFCQ, encoded by the coding sequence ATGGACTGGGTGATGCGCCGGCTGACGCTGAGCGCACTCGTGCTGGCTACGTCTACATGTAGCGCCTGGGCAAGCGCCGGCATCTGCGAGCGCGAGATCCTTTCTGCCGCTTCAAAATACGGCATTCCGACGGGTATTCTCTATTCCGTGGGCCTGACCGAGACCGGCCGCAAAGGATCCCTCCAGCCTTACGCGATGAACATCGAAGGCAAGGCTTATTTCGGCACCAGTGTTGAGGACGTCTTGGCACGCTTCGGCACGGCGCGGGCGCAAGGGGCGAAGCTCATCGATCTCGGCTGCATGCAGATCAACTATTACTTCCACGGCGAGAATTTCCGTTCGCCGGAGGAAATGCTTGATCCGCGCAAGAATGTCGAATATGCCGCGCGCTTCCTGTCCAATCTGCGCGCCAGGCACGAGAGTTGGACGATGGCCGTCGCGCGTTATCATGCCGGTCCGAACAACGATCCGGCACAGAAAAAATACGTCTGCCGGGTGATCGCGAATCTCGTCGCGACAGGCTACGGCAAGTGGACGCCGAACGCCACGCAGTTCTGTCAATAA
- the rem gene encoding transcriptional activator Rem, translating to MIVVVDDRELVKDGYTSLFGREGIPSTGFDPREFGEWVNTAADSDIDAVEAFLIGQGDSAFSLPRAIRDRSMAPVIAMSDTPSLENTLALFDCGVDDVVRKPVHPREILARVAAIRRRLKAITNYTDIGPIRVFADGRDPEINGEVFALPRRERRILEYLVGNRGRRVSKSQIFNAIYGIFDEDVEENVVESHISKLRKKLRKKLGFDPIDSKRFLGYCIDWN from the coding sequence ATGATCGTGGTGGTTGATGATAGAGAGCTCGTAAAGGATGGCTACACGTCCTTGTTCGGGCGCGAAGGTATTCCCTCGACGGGCTTTGATCCGAGGGAATTCGGCGAGTGGGTAAACACGGCTGCGGACTCGGATATCGATGCGGTCGAGGCGTTCCTGATCGGGCAGGGCGATAGCGCATTCAGCCTGCCGCGCGCGATCCGTGACCGCTCGATGGCGCCGGTCATCGCGATGAGCGACACACCTTCGCTGGAAAACACCCTGGCGCTATTCGACTGCGGGGTCGACGACGTCGTGCGCAAGCCGGTTCACCCGCGGGAGATACTCGCTCGGGTTGCCGCGATCCGCCGGCGCCTCAAGGCAATCACCAACTATACCGATATCGGACCGATCCGCGTTTTCGCCGACGGCCGCGATCCGGAAATCAATGGCGAGGTCTTCGCCCTGCCGCGGCGCGAGCGGCGCATTCTCGAGTACTTGGTCGGCAACCGCGGCCGCCGCGTATCGAAGTCCCAGATCTTCAACGCGATCTACGGCATCTTCGACGAGGACGTCGAGGAGAACGTGGTCGAAAGCCACATCAGCAAGCTGCGCAAGAAACTGCGCAAGAAGCTTGGTTTCGACCCGATCGATTCCAAGCGTTTCCTTGGCTACTGCATCGACTGGAATTGA
- a CDS encoding flagellar hook protein FlgE has protein sequence MSLYGTMRTGVSGMNAQSNRLSTVADNIANANTTGYKRASTEFSSMILPSSNGAYNSGGVETQVRYSISEQGAPVYTTSGSDLAIDGGGFFIVQAANGQEYLTRAGAFVQDKEGNLVNGGFTLMGYEYQAGVDPTVVVNGFDGLTKVNLSSEGLIAKGSTKGDMGGNLPSGAAVGDAHPTSLVVYDSQGNTRILDFIYTKTAANNWSLEIRDRATYTAGPPATGVLGTAALTFDASGALTTSPATVTTTAMTGLPGTGANLAALTIDLTKTTQLGYDFNSDGGHIDGNKPSKVAGFQIDADGIVYVKYENGDLDPRYRIALANVQSPDKLLPESGNVYSQGVDSGVIVTGFAGGGNFGNILSGALESSNVDIAEELTAMIESQRNYTANSKVFQTGSELLDVLVNLKR, from the coding sequence ATGAGTCTCTACGGTACCATGAGAACCGGCGTTTCAGGCATGAACGCCCAATCGAACCGGCTCAGCACGGTCGCTGATAATATCGCGAACGCCAATACGACCGGCTACAAGCGCGCATCGACGGAATTCTCATCGATGATCCTGCCGTCGAGCAATGGTGCCTACAACTCTGGCGGCGTGGAAACGCAGGTCCGCTACAGCATCTCCGAGCAGGGAGCACCGGTCTATACGACGTCCGGCAGCGATCTCGCCATCGATGGCGGCGGCTTCTTCATTGTTCAGGCTGCCAATGGTCAGGAATACCTGACACGTGCCGGCGCCTTCGTACAGGACAAGGAAGGCAATCTCGTCAACGGCGGCTTTACGCTGATGGGTTACGAATACCAGGCCGGTGTCGATCCGACGGTTGTCGTCAATGGCTTCGACGGTTTGACCAAGGTGAACCTCAGCTCCGAAGGCCTGATCGCCAAAGGCTCGACCAAGGGCGACATGGGCGGCAATCTTCCATCGGGAGCTGCCGTAGGCGATGCGCATCCCACGTCGCTTGTTGTGTACGATAGTCAGGGCAACACCCGCATCCTCGACTTCATCTACACCAAAACCGCAGCAAACAACTGGTCGCTCGAAATCCGCGATCGCGCCACCTATACGGCCGGTCCGCCCGCCACCGGCGTGCTCGGCACCGCGGCCCTGACCTTTGATGCAAGTGGTGCGCTGACGACTTCTCCGGCAACGGTCACGACCACGGCAATGACGGGCCTACCCGGGACCGGCGCAAATCTCGCCGCGCTCACAATCGACCTGACCAAAACCACGCAGCTCGGTTACGACTTCAACTCCGACGGTGGTCACATTGACGGCAACAAGCCGAGCAAGGTCGCCGGCTTCCAGATCGATGCCGATGGCATTGTCTACGTCAAATACGAGAACGGCGACCTCGACCCCCGCTATCGCATCGCGCTCGCCAATGTGCAGAGCCCGGACAAGCTGCTGCCGGAGTCCGGCAACGTCTACTCGCAGGGCGTTGATTCCGGCGTCATCGTCACCGGCTTCGCTGGCGGCGGCAACTTCGGCAACATTCTTTCCGGCGCGCTCGAAAGCTCGAACGTCGATATCGCCGAAGAATTGACGGCGATGATCGAATCCCAGCGCAACTACACGGCCAACTCCAAGGTCTTCCAGACCGGCTCTGAATTGCTCGACGTACTGGTCAACCTGAAACGGTAA
- the flgK gene encoding flagellar hook-associated protein FlgK: MSLSTAITIAQSAFNTTAAQTAIVSKNIANAGNADYSRRMALLGTTPYGAQVVSIYRAQNEALLKQSIASIGQASGQGRLLSGLELLKSSLGGNDYETSPAKFLAAFRDSLQTFASTPGNPSMAASAVSDAGDLANSISTTARAVQSLRADADKEIAIEVEKLNSLLADFEKANNAVKSATAQGLDASEALDQRDKILKQVSEIIGISTVTRANNDTVIYTADGTVLFETMPRAVTFAPKAAYDATITGNKIYVDGVPVAAGSGANTTAEGKLAGLLQLRDDVAPTFQSQLDEIARGLVTLFQEGNPSGVPPIPYAPGLFTWAGGTVPPAGTFVPGLAATLAVNPLAKANPMLLRDGGFNGVVSNPGGAATPDAGYTALLEGFIDAMGEDMAFDPATGLDGSSSILDFATSSVGWLEQLRSTASTASDNKFALLARTQEALSKETGVSIDEELSLLLDLEQSYKASAKLVSTVDAMMAALLEAVR, from the coding sequence ATGTCGCTGTCCACCGCAATCACAATCGCGCAATCCGCTTTCAACACCACGGCGGCCCAAACGGCCATCGTGTCGAAGAACATCGCGAATGCGGGCAACGCGGACTATTCGCGTCGGATGGCGCTGCTGGGCACGACGCCATACGGAGCGCAGGTCGTCTCGATCTATCGGGCGCAGAACGAGGCGCTGCTCAAGCAGAGTATCGCCAGCATCGGGCAGGCTTCGGGCCAGGGCCGCCTCCTCTCGGGTCTGGAGCTTCTGAAATCGTCGCTCGGCGGCAACGACTACGAAACGTCGCCGGCGAAATTCCTGGCGGCGTTCCGCGACAGCCTGCAGACATTCGCTTCGACGCCCGGAAACCCTTCGATGGCCGCTTCAGCGGTATCGGATGCCGGCGATCTGGCCAACTCTATCAGCACGACCGCAAGGGCTGTTCAGAGCCTGCGCGCCGATGCCGACAAGGAGATCGCGATCGAGGTCGAGAAGCTGAACAGCCTGCTCGCCGATTTCGAAAAGGCGAACAATGCCGTCAAGTCGGCCACCGCCCAGGGGCTGGATGCTAGCGAAGCCCTCGACCAACGCGACAAGATCCTGAAGCAGGTGTCGGAGATCATCGGCATCTCGACGGTGACGAGGGCCAATAACGACACGGTGATCTACACGGCGGATGGCACGGTACTCTTCGAGACCATGCCCCGAGCTGTCACCTTTGCCCCAAAAGCAGCCTATGACGCGACGATCACCGGCAACAAGATCTATGTCGACGGTGTGCCGGTTGCTGCGGGTTCCGGAGCCAACACGACGGCCGAAGGCAAGCTGGCGGGCTTGCTTCAATTGCGCGACGACGTGGCGCCTACGTTTCAGTCGCAGCTCGACGAAATCGCCCGCGGTCTGGTGACACTCTTCCAGGAGGGCAATCCGTCCGGCGTGCCGCCGATCCCCTATGCGCCAGGACTTTTCACCTGGGCAGGTGGTACGGTTCCGCCAGCGGGCACGTTCGTACCCGGCCTTGCAGCGACGCTTGCCGTCAATCCCTTGGCAAAAGCCAATCCGATGCTGCTGCGTGACGGGGGTTTCAACGGTGTCGTGTCCAATCCGGGCGGAGCGGCAACACCCGACGCGGGCTACACCGCGCTGCTCGAAGGCTTTATCGACGCCATGGGTGAGGACATGGCTTTCGACCCGGCAACGGGCCTCGACGGAAGCAGCTCGATCCTCGATTTCGCAACATCGTCGGTCGGTTGGCTGGAGCAACTGCGCAGCACCGCCTCGACCGCCAGCGACAACAAATTTGCGCTTCTCGCTCGCACGCAGGAAGCGCTGAGCAAGGAAACCGGCGTCAGCATCGACGAGGAATTGTCCCTGCTGCTCGACCTGGAGCAATCCTACAAAGCATCGGCCAAACTGGTCAGTACGGTGGACGCCATGATGGCGGCCCTTCTCGAAGCCGTGAGGTAA